One part of the Arabidopsis thaliana chromosome 4, partial sequence genome encodes these proteins:
- a CDS encoding NEP-interacting protein, putative (DUF239) (Protein of Unknown Function (DUF239); INVOLVED IN: biological_process unknown; LOCATED IN: endomembrane system; CONTAINS InterPro DOMAIN/s: Protein of unknown function DUF239, plant (InterPro:IPR004314); BEST Arabidopsis thaliana protein match is: Protein of Unknown Function (DUF239) (TAIR:AT4G23350.1); Has 707 Blast hits to 664 proteins in 27 species: Archae - 0; Bacteria - 13; Metazoa - 0; Fungi - 10; Plants - 684; Viruses - 0; Other Eukaryotes - 0 (source: NCBI BLink).) translates to MDSSNKNLVLRILLTISLVLVSEAAHESRGIPSEEEKKEMERQLKAINKPAIKSFKTEQVEIFDCIDIHKQLAFDHHLLRNHSVKLKPTSVPKWPITYDNKGQKVGPMQLQLKGISCPHGTVIVKRTTIQDLINSQHLKSIGFNIPRHVLSQGSNIDLSGHHFATADYDYDNVAGVTGNINLWDPQVSHDQVSLATMAIAGGPKIEQLASISVGWMVNPLLYQDHIHLYTYWTADGYNKTGCYDIRCPGFVQVSKRIPLGVLLQPISVYNGTQKEMDLSLHQVVTSRVSGVNVGYWPQSLFIASGLVKGADLASWGGQVYSPKTEKSPIMGSGHFPKEGFGKAAFVNNIHIMNGKGEALIPQIYTIETHESSPNCYKAKFVHDEDEPWIRAVYFGGPGGC, encoded by the exons ATGGATTCCTCCAATAAAAACCTTGTGTTACGAATTCTGTTAACAATTTCTCTTGTATTAGTCTCTGAAGCAGCTCATGAAAGCCGGGGGATTCCAtcggaagaagagaagaaagaaatggagaGGCAACTCAAAGCTATCAACAAACCTGCTATCAAAAGTTTCAAA ACTGAACAAGTTGAAATATTCGATTGTATAGACATTCACAAGCAACTAGCCTTTGATCACCATCTGCTAAGAAACCACTCTGTTAAG CTAAAGCCAACAAGTGTACCTAAATGGCCGATCACATACGACAACAAAGGACAAAAAGTTGGTCCTATGCAGCTTCAGCTAAAGGGAATAAGTTGTCCACATGGGACAGTAATTGTTAAAAGGACTACAATCCAAGATCTTATAAACTCGCAACATTTGAAATCCATTGGTTTCAATATCCCTAGACATGTCCTTAGCCAGGGAAGTAACATTGATTTAAGTGGACATCAT TTTGCAACAGCCGACTATGACTATGACAACGTTGCTGGAGTAACAGGAAACATTAACCTCTGGGATCCACAAGTGTCACATGATCAAGTTAGTCTTGCAACCATGGCGATTGCAGGCGGTCCTAAAATAGAACAGCTCGCCAGCATTTCAGTTGGATGGATGGTGAATCCGTTGTTATACCAAGATCACATTCACTTATACACTTACTGGACT GCAGATGGATATAATAAGACAGGCTGCTACGACATAAGATGTCCTGGATTCGTGCAAGTCAGCAAGAGGATACCACTTGGTGTCCTTCTTCAACCAATTTCTGTTTATAATGgcacacaaaaagaaatggaCTTAAGCTTGCATCAGGTAGTTACCTCCAGAGTCTCTG GTGTGAATGTTGGGTATTGGCCACAGTCATTGTTCATAGCGTCAGGCTTAGTGAAAGGAGCAGATCTTGCATCTTGGGGAGGTCAAGTGTACAGTCCAAAGACAGAAAAGAGTCCAATCATGGGCAGTGGGCATTTTCCTAAGGAAGGTTTCGGAAAAGCAGCCTTTGTAAACAATATACATATCATGAATGGTAAGGGAGAAGCTTTGATTCCACAAATCTACACTATAGAGACACATGAGAGCAGTCCAAATTGTTATAAAGCCAAGTTTGTTCATGATGAAGATGAACCTTGGATAAGAGCTGTTTACTTTGGAGGTCCTGGAGGATGCTAA
- a CDS encoding carboxyl-terminal peptidase, producing MISFDKLLLLTFLAVSLILVAESRGQILLEDDENELDRLLNYINKPPIKSFQTENGDILDCIDIHKQLAFDHPQLKNHSIQLRPTTIPKWNITNNNDSRPVPLRQDGISCPLGTVIVKRTTPNDLIQDQRLKAMGLRLAQYKYSHYGARGNLNLWEPEVSPTQFSLASMLISSGLNEQFQGIRAGWIVYQWLNRNHTRLYTYWTTDGFKKTGCYNTLCPGFVQSSEREESKHGSGHFPQEGFKKAAYVSGIELIEDIKLEGSMGPPLHSLKTVSSTPNCYKAIKKPGMGELWANAIFFGGPGGCTF from the exons atgatttcttttgataaGCTTCTTCTGCTTACCTTTTTAGCGGTATCTCTCATTCTAGTTGCAGAGAGTCGCGGACAAATCTTActagaagatgatgaaaacgAGTTGGATAGGTTACTCAATTATATCAATAAACCTCCAATCAAGAGTTTTCAG ACTGAAAATGGTGATATATTGGATTGCATTGACATTCACAAGCAGCTCGCATTTGATCATCCTCAGCTCAAAAACCATTCTATTCAG TTGAGGCCTACAACTATACCTAAATGGAacataactaataataatgattCTCGTCCCGTACCGCTTCGACAAGATGGCATAAGTTGTCCACTTGGGACCGTGATTGTTAAGAGAACCACACCGAATGATCTTATACAAGATCAGCGTTTGAAAGCCATGGG TTTGCGGTTGGCTCAGTACAAATATTCTCATTATGGAGCAAGAGGAAACCTTAATCTTTGGGAACCAGAAGTTTCACCTACTCAATTCAGTCTTGCAAGTATGCTTATCTCTAGCGGCTTAAATGAACAGTTTCAAGGCATTAGAGCTGGATGGATA GTGTACCAATGGTTAAACCGGAATCACACTCGCTTATACACCTACTGGACT ACGGATGGATTTAAGAAGACAGGATGCTATAATACATTATGTCCTGGCTTTGTGCAA TCcagtgaaagagaagagtcCAAGCATGGAAGTGGACATTTCCCACAAGAGGGTTTCAAGAAAGCAGCCTATGTGAGTGGTATTGAACTAATCGAAGATATTAAATTGGAAGGTTCGATGGGTCCACCACTTCATTCTCTAAAAACAGTTTCAAGCACCCCAAATTGTTACAAAGCCATAAAGAAACCAGGTATGGGTGAACTTTGGGCTAATGCTATTTTCTTTGGAGGGCCAGGAGGATGTACATTCTAG